The Kluyveromyces lactis strain NRRL Y-1140 chromosome D complete sequence genome has a window encoding:
- the SRB4 gene encoding Srb4p (similar to uniprot|P32569 Saccharomyces cerevisiae YER022W SRB4 subunit of RNA polymerase II holoenzyme/mediator complex) — MDGFSEYDPEKGIPLAIDPNLISIPVSTSLTTNGNGDEGVNNEDATVFAADDADNAKSQKSLIQNPYEYFGQMPLEQFIPLMLQQRGTGTKFADIHEETLLEEISRENSSKSNNAIQEEDNDDSAIQNVDEKTTTVVNEGVSDSHEMKDEDGDVNMDVPSVESSPKLAEEREPTADANDAQRAISGNQEESITLEEFKMIKKNVLEHVNMALNESSLSLEFVSLLLSSTRTSAGISSMSPYLKKIAPPASLNADKVPLDILDEHEKLTYDIIHKGWNLRSLEDCKRLLKQHYQILSKSVESEYHYWKQISDNITNKDVLFKMKDKNTGRRTLGIKYGFDDSGSCYSADKGIALLRATSEGSQLELVPIIDSGINVGISRGSSEQFVRVRIFTKIEQEDDYLLSGQSSLNELLLSSRSDIKSQIAKLRFFIFEKELMHQLKKEAGQLLPYGVSVENENKVLLELSNEKIEFELINLDEEVTSNYQQEAAKVNDKRANLILVMLNMLLVVMYKKQLWKRLNPNPHSSKSSKGYGKDLVLLRAILGKIRHKKYTQLIEKIVNNAILEKKEDSIMTTNTDITSNDNEPSKNKELATLQREIALFDKILSMPRTDFTINIPEKGKLELSLRSTNHCNAIIHMKYIDVGQVVKFDTRFSEFTEFEEFLNFVYNEFLI, encoded by the coding sequence ATGGATGGCTTCTCAGAATATGACCCTGAAAAGGGTATACCCTTGGCAATTGATCCTAATTTAATTAGTATTCCGGTGTCTACTTCATTAACGACTAATGGTAACGGTGACGAAGGTGTTAACAATGAAGATGCCACAGTATTTGCAGCTGACGATGCTGATAATGCAAAGTCGCAAAAATCATTAATTCAGAACCCGTATGAGTACTTTGGTCAGATGCCGCTTGAGCAGTTTATTCCACTGATGTTGCAACAGAGAGGTACTGGTACCAAATTTGCAGACATACATGAAGAGACACTCCTCGAGGAAATTTCTCGAGAAAACAGTTCTAAAAGTAATAACGctattcaagaagaagataatgatgacAGCGCTATTCAgaatgttgatgaaaaaacTACCACTGTGGTCAATGAAGGCGTATCTGATTCACatgaaatgaaagatgaagatgggGACGTTAACATGGACGTACCGTCAGTAGAATCGTCACCGAAGCTTGCAGAAGAGCGTGAACCAACAGCAGATGCTAATGATGCTCAAAGAGCAATCTCTGGAAATCAAGAGGAATCAATTACGTTAGAGGAATTTAAGATGATTAAGAAAAATGTCCTTGAACACGTTAATATGGCATTGAATGAATCGTCTTTGTCTCTTGAGTTTGTGTCCTTATTATTAAGTTCAACGAGAACTTCTGCAGGTATAAGTTCAATGTCACCatacttgaagaagattgCGCCTCCTGCTTCTTTGAATGCTGATAAAGTACCTTTGGATATTTTGGATGAACACGAAAAATTAACATATGATATCATTCACAAAGGTTGGAACCTGCGAAGTCTAGAAGATTGTAAAAGGCTATTAAAACAGCATTACCAGATACTTTCCAAATCTGTAGAAAGTGAGTATCATTACTGGAAGCAAATCTCAGATAATATCACCAATAAAGATGTGCTGTTTAAAATGAAAGACAAAAACACGGGGAGAAGAACCTTGGGAATAAAATACGGATTTGATGACTCTGGATCATGTTATTCAGCAGATAAAGGTATCGCTCTCTTACGTGCGACTTCCGAGGGCTCTCAGTTAGAACTAGTACCCATCATTGATTCTGGTATCAATGTTGGAATCAGTAGGGGTTCATCAGAACAGTTTGTTAGAGTCAGGATATTCACTaaaattgaacaagaagatgattACCTACTTTCAGGTCAGAGTTCGCTCAATGAGCTTTTGTTGAGTTCTCGGAGCGACATCAAGTCACAGATAGCAAAATTAAGATTCTTTAtatttgagaaagaattgatgcatcagttgaagaaggagGCTGGACAACTTTTACCATATGGGGTCTCGGTCGAAAATGAGAACAAGGTCTTACTTGAGCTTTCAAATGAGAAGATTGAATTCGAGCTAATCAATTTAGATGAGGAAGTCACTTCAAATTACCAACAAGAGGCAGCAAAGGTCAATGACAAAAGAGCCAATTTAATTCTAGTTATGCTCAATATGCTACTTGTTGTAATGTATAAGAAACAGCTTTGGAAGAGATTGAACCCAAATCCACATTCTTCTAAATCATCGAAAGGTTACGGAAAGGACCTTGTGCTTTTGCGTGCCATTCTTGGCAAGATCAGGCACAAGAAATACACACAActtattgaaaagatcgtGAACAATGCTATAttggagaagaaggaagattCAATCATGACAACCAATACCGATATTACATCGAATGATAATGAACCTAGCAAGAACAAAGAGCTTGCAACTTTACAAAGGGAAATCGCTTTGTTTGATAAGATATTATCAATGCCAAGGACAGACTTTACCATAAACATACCTGAGAAGGGGAAACTAGAACTTTCGTTGAGAAGTACCAATCACTGTAATGCAATCATCCACATGAAGTACATCGATGTGGGTCAAGTCGTCAAGTTCGATACCCGATTCTCAGAATTTACcgaatttgaagaattcttgaattttgttTATAATGAGTTTCTTATATAA
- the STE24 gene encoding zinc metalloprotease (highly similar to uniprot|P47154 Saccharomyces cerevisiae YJR117W STE24 Highly conserved zinc metalloprotease that functions in two steps of a-factor maturation C-terminal CAAX proteolysis and the first step of N-terminal proteolytic processing contains multiple transmembrane spans), whose protein sequence is MMGIVDILQDILDSSSIPWKTIITGFTVAQFGFETYLTYRQYLALSNKNLPPVLVGEIDDETFQKSEAYSRAKSKFSIVSNVINLAQNLIFIKFDILPKLWHLGNSFAQYFPSRFFPTSTIAQSLYFLTVMSNLSALMGLPLSYYQHFVLEEKFGFNKLTIKLWISDMIKSSLLGAVIGTPVLYLFLKIFEKFPSNFLWYICLFILVVQILALTIIPVFIMPLFNKFTPLEDGELKTEIENLAKKVGFPLDKIFIVDGSKRSSHSNAYFTGLPFTSKRIVLYDTLVNDSTTDEIVAVLAHEIGHWQKSHLLRMLAFSETHIFLVFSLFTAAYQNKSLYNAFGFFAGSGSSSDISKVITPQYPIIIGFLLFNDLLQPLDCLSTFLTNLVSRAHEYQSDAYAKELGYAPHLARALINLQIKNLSTMNVDPLYSSYHYSHPTLAERLIAIEYKNEKKDQ, encoded by the coding sequence ATGATGGGAATTGTTGACATACTTCAAGATATCCTGGATTCATCTTCCATACCATGGAAAACCATTATTACGGGGTTCACTGTGGCGcaatttggatttgaaacCTATTTGACTTACCGTCAATATTTGGCTCTATCCAATAAGAATTTGCCTCCCGTGCTAGttggtgaaattgatgatgagaCGTTCCAAAAATCGGAAGCTTACTCAAGAGCCAAGTCtaagttttcaattgtatCGAATGTCATTAACTTGGCTCAGAATTTGATCTTCATCAAGTTCGATATTTTACCAAAGCTATGGCACCTGGGCAACAGCTTTGCCCAATATTTCCCAAGCAGGTTCTTTCCTACTTCTACCATTGCCCAATCCTTGTACTTTTTAACCGTCATGTCCAATTTGTCCGCTTTGATGGGTCTGCCATTGAGTTATTACCAACATTTCGTCTTGGAAGAGAAGTTTggtttcaacaaattgacCATTAAGTTATGGATCTCTGATATGATTAAGAGCAGTCTGCTAGGTGCTGTCATTGGTACTCCGGTATTGTACTTGTTCTTAaagatttttgaaaaattcccATCCAATTTCTTGTGGTACATCTGTCTATTCATTCTTGTGGTTCAAATCCTTGCTTTGACTATTATCCCAGTGTTTATCATGCCattgttcaacaaattcacTCCATTAGAAGATGGCGAGTTGAAGAccgaaattgaaaacttggCTAAAAAGGTAGGATTTCCATTGGACAAAATTTTCATCGTGGATGGTTCCAAGAGATCTTCTCATTCTAACGCTTATTTCACGGGTCTCCCATTTACCAGTAAGCGTATTGTCTTATATGATACCTTAGTCAACGATTCTACCACCGATGAAATTGTTGCTGTTTTGGCTCATGAAATTGGTCACTGGCAAAAATCTCATTTGTTGCGGATGCTAGCCTTCAGTGAAACTCATATTTTCTTGGTATTTTCCCTCTTCACCGCTGCTTATCAAAACAAATCATTATACAACGCATTTGGATTCTTCGCCGGTTCTGGTTCCTCATCTGATATCTCCAAGGTTATTACCCCTCAATATCCAATTATCATCGGAttccttttgttcaatgacTTATTACAACCGCTAGACTGTCTTTCTACATTTTTGACAAACTTAGTCTCAAGAGCTCATGAATACCAATCTGATGCTTACGCTAAGGAATTGGGCTACGCCCCTCATTTAGCCAGAGCATTGATCAACcttcaaatcaagaatCTTTCTACTATGAATGTTGATCCATTATATTCAAGTTATCATTACTCTCATCCAACGTTGGCCGAAAGATTGATCGCTATCGAATACAAGAACGAGAAGAAAGACCAGTAG
- the ADO1 gene encoding adenosine kinase (similar to uniprot|P47143 Saccharomyces cerevisiae YJR105W ADO1 adenosine kinase), producing MSALVRHSPLIGLGFLQSTVYPKKVTCYFSTCMWKCHSSIGKVIGIRTTSMRTTVPTRRICSSGRLLLQFGSRARQKQEDLDYQQAILRRNMAQHPKVICLGNPLLDIQVDVTESYLAKYGLKSNDAILVEAGSGDAKLNIFDEIVEMEDVKFVAGGAAQNTARGIAYVLGKDQVGYFGSVGEDKFSARLLKENDAAGVISLYQVQKDISTGKCAALITGHDRSLVTDLAAANHFTPDHLDKHWDLVESASLFYIGGFHLTVSPEAIVKLGKHAQENNKPFILNLSAPFIPAFFKSALEQVLPYTTYVIANESEAAAYAESFGVEADKEDLAAIAKHIVGDSKTRTVIFTHGLEPTVSVSAEGTNTYDVVPLDPSKIVDTNGAGDAFAGGFVAGLAQGKSLETAIAQGQWLAALSIQEVGPSYPAEKKQFQA from the coding sequence ATGAGCGCACTGGTACGGCACTCACCGTTGATAGGGTTGGGGTTCCTTCAAAGCACCGTTTACCCTAAAAAGGTCACGTGTTATTTTTCGACTTGCATGTGGAAATGTCATTCGAGCATTGGAAAAGTTATTGGTATAAGAACGACGTCGATGAGGACAACGGTACCAACGAGAAGGATCTGTTCAAGCGGTAGATTGTTGTTACAGTTTGGTTCTCGAGCAAGACAGAAGCAGGAAGATCTAGACTACCAGCAAGCAATACTACGTAGAAACATGGCACAACATCCTAAGGTTATTTGTCTTGGTAATCCATTATTGGATATCCAAGTTGACGTTACAGAGTCCTATTTGGCAAAGTACGGTTTGAAGAGCAACGACGCAATCTTGGTAGAAGCTGGTTCTGGTGATGCTAAGTTGAACATTTTCGATGAGATCGTCGAGATGGAAGATGTCAAGTTTGTTGCTGGTGGTGCTGCTCAAAACACCGCTAGAGGTATCGCATATGTATTGGGTAAAGATCAAGTTGGTTACTTCGGTTCTGTTGGTGAGGACAAGTTCTCTGCCAGActattgaaggaaaacgaTGCTGCTGGTGTCATCTCTTTGTACCAAGTGCAAAAGGATATCAGCACTGGTAAGTGTGCAGCATTGATCACTGGTCATGATAGATCTTTGGTCACCGACTTGGCTGCTGCCAACCATTTCACTCCAGATCATTTGGACAAGCACTGGGATTTGGTTGAATCTGCTTCTTTGTTCTACATTGGTGGGTTCCACTTGACCGTGTCTCCAGAAGCTATTGTCAAGTTGGGTAAGCACGCtcaagaaaacaacaaacCTTTCATCTTGAACCTGTCTGCTCCATTCATTCCagccttcttcaaatctgcTTTGGAACAAGTCTTGCCATACACTACTTACGTTATTGCCAACGAATCTGAAGCTGCCGCTTACGCTGAATCTTTCGGTGTCGAAGCTGACAAAGAAGACTTAGCAGCAATCGCTAAGCATATTGTCGGTGATTCCAAGACAAGAACCGTTATCTTCACTCACGGTTTGGAACCTactgtttctgtttctgctGAAGGTACCAACACCTACGATGTTGTCCCATTGGACCCTTCCAAGATTGTTGACACTAACGGTGCTGGTGACGCCTTCGCTGGTGGTTTCGTCGCTGGTTTGGCTCAAGGTAAGTCTTTGGAAACTGCCATTGCTCAAGGTCAATGGTTAGCTGCGCTATCTATTCAGGAAGTTGGTCCATCTTACCCagctgaaaagaagcaatTCCAGGCCTAA
- the RPN3 gene encoding proteasome regulatory particle lid subunit RPN3 (similar to uniprot|P40016 Saccharomyces cerevisiae YER021W): protein MSSDAMDIDSVPEAAVDNNSNEDAVVDKLLEILKQVSKSTLSMDSRYVWKSLRDFAALRHDVTVENTSILVNLVYPDDSSYKKYLLKTIHPTSRPKVENAVKFREEYPASLYQLQQDGTSLDVSSEVNSFVHYIVQSLLLDSNRIDELQQFNKTHVIPQVLKQYNNRNLDLINAKIWFYINRANELTSTPNDSSLLAEMMQYLKSATLKHDNETKATLITSILRQYLRLGEIELAADFVSKVEFPSGDNVSSPLEARYYFYLSKIHAIQLDYSQSHEYVISALRKAPHTKNSLGFLQQANKLQCCIQLLMGDIPELTFFHQKGLEKSLLPYYHITKAVKLGDLNLFTQSLSKYKKELVQDSNYQLCVRLRSNVIKTGIRMISLTYKKISLKDICLKLHLDSEQTVEYMISRAIRDGVIEAKINHEEGYIETSELLNVYSTKQPQQVFDERIRFVNHLHSDYVTGMRFPDSREEDNSKKLSDESLETTMDLNSMNLSDFDSDLDDVI, encoded by the coding sequence ATGTCTAGTGACGCTATGGATATTGATTCGGTCCCAGAGGCCGCGGTCGATAACAATTCTAATGAGGATGCCGTTGTGGataaacttcttgaaatccTCAAGCAGGTTTCTAAGAGTACATTATCAATGGATTCACGTTACGTATGGAAATCATTGAGAGATTTTGCAGCATTAAGACATGACGTTACCGTGGAAAATACTTCAATCTTGGTGAACTTGGTGTATCCGGACGATTCTTCTTATAAGAAGTATCTATTAAAAACTATCCACCCTACTTCTAGACCTAAAGTAGAAAATGCTGTAAAGTTTAGAGAAGAGTATCCAGCTAGTTTGTATCAATTGCAGCAAGATGGTACGAGTTTGGATGTATCATCTGAAGTGAATTCATTTGTCCATTACATTGTCCAATCGCTCTTATTGGACTCAAATAGGATTGATGAATTGCAACAGTTCAACAAGACACATGTGATTCCTCAAGTGTTAAAGCAATATAATAACAGAAACTTGGATTTGATAAATGCCAAGATATGGTTCTACATCAACAGAGCTAACGAACTAACGTCTACTCCAAACGACTCGTCATTATTGGCAGAAATGATGCAATACTTAAAGTCAGCAACCTTAAAGCACGATAATGAAACTAAGGCTACTTTAATAACTAGTATCTTGAGACAGTATTTGAGATTAGGTGAAATTGAACTAGCAGCGGACTTTGTTTCCAAGGTTGAGTTCCCATCTGGTGATAACGTTTCCAGTCCTTTGGAAGCACGTTATTACTTCTATCTATCCAAGATCCATGCCATCCAATTAGATTACTCGCAGAGTCATGAGTACGTTATTTCTGCATTAAGGAAAGCTCCACACACAAAGAACAGTTTAGGTTTCTTACAACAAGCGAACAAACTCCAATGTTGTATACAACTTTTGATGGGTGACATTCCAGAACTTACATTTTTCCACCAAAAGGGTCTTGAAAAATCACTTCTACCTTATTATCATATTACAAAGGCTGTCAAATTAGGGGATTTGAACCTTTTCACACAATCTTTATccaaatataaaaaagaGTTGGTTCAAGATTCTAACTATCAACTATGTGTCAGATTGAGATCTAATGTCATTAAGACCGGTATTAGAATGATTTCATTAACGTATAAgaaaatttctttgaaggacATATGCCTAAAATTACATCTAGATTCTGAACAGACTGTGGAATACATGATTTCTCGTGCCATTAGAGATGGTGTCATTGAAGCTAAGATAAACCACGAAGAAGGTTATATCGAAACAAGTGAACTATTGAATGTTTACAGCACAAAGCAACCACAACAAGtgtttgatgaaagaattagATTTGTCAACCACCTACATTCGGACTATGTTACAGGAATGAGGTTCCCAGAttcaagagaagaagacaattcaaagaaattgtcTGATGAGTCCTTGGAAACAACTATGGACCTGAACTCTATGAATCTATCGGACTTCGATTCAGATCTTGATGATGTAATCTAG
- the ECM27 gene encoding Ecm27p (similar to uniprot|Q75D63 Ashbya gossypii ABR160C ABR160Cp and weakly similar to YJR106W uniprot|P47144 Saccharomyces cerevisiae YJR106W ECM27 Non-essential protein of unknown function) — MNSEPGLWLRLTHPLHLYDGVEKLTIPFMAGTITQLTLCFVLLGICASDHLCPNVAYLTKSGNTSKGVIASILLAWCNSSPDLFSNLISWLNSESPATLSLGEVLGSCGIIICIIQGLLFYCMKEQLDLTIVQRNSLVTDLLFALLAMTCVLWIVVANSVTWYASFIMVAIYVMYVVSKMKLHDSLQGTDDSNKDNIIVGSGRLENGFTMDGSIRPSLLETMDLNIVIQMLENANNNTETISMNTVRPNTFIGLQSGHSKNNNRPITEPNQRLDFISITGHERAPISTAPSQNPFKPFFDDVESVAEIPDTSPEPPLTYHDTITNSTLRMMNSMLYTLFPNLKNWSLKTLQSKIISVILSPMVMMLRLCVPQYSEETRFNFLIILLQAILAPTVGMLVIESLIDGSVSLWFWFIPGTLVILFLAGLFYLRFKRLLFFGTSLYSDSNSQNESNELVIKVSNSIGIINSILCISLLANVLIEIIELYQKLTGISKSLLGITLFAWGNSISDLMSNLAMSQLYHKLPIADSQKSAVATRFLSISLSACVGGMLLNTTIGIGLSSLIAMIFRFRTSAVPVSSSINIQFLLSISIISFTIFASIFALTRHLDLIQQNVKKVGLALCSTWLVATFINIFIEVFQ, encoded by the coding sequence ATGAACAGTGAGCCGGGATTATGGCTTAGACTCACTCATCCACTGCATTTGTACGATGGTGTTGAGAAGCTAACTATCCCTTTCATGGCCGGAACTATAACACAGTTAACACTTTGTTTCGTTTTGCTAGGTATATGTGCATCAGATCATCTATGTCCCAATGTGGCTTATTTGACAAAGAGTGGGAATACAAGCAAAGGAGTGATAGCATCTATTCTTTTAGCATGGTGTAATTCATCTCCGGATCTCTTCTCCAACTTGATATCCTGGCTTAATTCAGAGTCACCTGCGACTTTGTCCTTGGGAGAAGTTTTAGGATCGTGCGGGATAATTATATGCATTATCCAAGGGCTGTTGTTCTACTGTATGAAGGAACAATTGGACTTGACCATTGTCCAACGGAATTCGTTGGTGACGGACCTTTTATTTGCATTATTAGCCATGACTTGTGTATTATGGATTGTAGTCGCCAATTCCGTTACTTGGTATGCCTCGTTTATAATGGTTGCCATCTACGTTATGTACGTAGTgtcaaagatgaaattgcaTGATAGCTTGCAGGGTACTGATGATTCGAACAAAGACAATATCATAGTAGGTAGCGGTCGATTAGAAAATGGGTTCACTATGGACGGTAGCATACGTCCGTCCTTGCTAGAAACGATGGACTTAAATATAGTCATTCAGATGTTGGAGAATGCGAATAATAATACAGAGACGATATCAATGAACACCGTTCGGCCGAACACTTTTATAGGTTTGCAGTCTGGCCACAGTAAGAATAATAACAGACCTATTACGGAACCTAATCAACGTTTGGATTTCATTAGCATTACCGGTCATGAAAGAGCGCCTATTTCTACCGCTCCTTCTCAGAATCCATTCAAGCCGTTCTTCGATGATGTCGAATCCGTCGCAGAGATCCCAGATACATCACCAGAACCACCACTGACATACCATGACACCATAACAAATTCCACCTTGAGGATGATGAATAGTATGCTTTATACGCTTTTTCCTAATCTTAAGAACTGGagtttgaaaactttaCAATCCAAAATAATATCCGTCATATTGTCACCAATGGTAATGATGCTTAGGTTATGTGTTCCACAGTATTCTGAAGAGACCCGTTTTAACTTCCTCATTATTTTACTGCAAGCAATCCTAGCACCCACTGTGGGTATGCTTGTCATTGAGTCTTTAATAGACGGTTCGGTATCCTTATGGTTTTGGTTCATACCTGGAACCCTTGTGATACTATTCCTAGCTGGATTATTTTACTTGAGGTTCAAGAGACTATTATTTTTTGGAACCTCTTTGTACTCGGACTCAAATAGCCAGAATGAAAGTAACGAACTTGTCATCAAAGTTTCGAATTCTATTGGTATCATCAACAGCATTCTTTGCATTTCGCTTTTAGCCAATGTTCTTATTGAAATAATAGAGCTTTACCAAAAACTAACCGGAATATCTAAATCTTTATTGGGGATCACTCTTTTTGCATGGGGCAATTCGATCAGTGACTTGATGTCAAATTTGGCGATGTCTCAGTTATATCACAAACTACCGATAGCAGATTCTCAAAAGTCAGCAGTTGCCACCAGATTTCTATCAATATCACTAAGCGCATGTGTAGGAGGTATGCTACTCAACACGACAATTGGTATTGGACTAAGTTCATTGATTGCAATGATCTTCAGGTTCAGAACAAGCGCTGTCCCAGTCTCATCATCCATCAACATTCAGTTCCTACTGAGCATATCAATTATCTCTTTCACTATCTTTGCATCAATATTCGCTCTCACTCGACATCTAGACCTTATTCAACAGAATGTTAAGAAAGTAGGTCTAGCTTTGTGTTCAACATGGCTAGTAGCAACCTTTATAAACATATTTATAGAGGTGTTTCAgtga
- the TDA4 gene encoding Tda4p (similar to uniprot|P47153 Saccharomyces cerevisiae YJR116W Hypothetical ORF) — protein sequence MLEKLSSYFTGPELSDPLLSWSFDPSSENLYYRHLHEALISFVVYQFILYPFVVPKLNEWFFKEHYTERDEPDKINFDIHTVSMIQSVVSLYLIWPLLWIPFGFNVATYYNSYASMVSAVSIGYFMWDLYICLRYFKLFGIGFLFHAVAAFAVLTITLHPVCQAWIGRFLSFEASTPFVNINWYIIQLSRGSSKQVVPTWFNVLNGFLLISVFFFVRLVWGFVAVAILIYEMWQVWDQIPLYMTAVILGINVSLDFLNIHWFSKMLKIAKKMANGSKRVSKID from the coding sequence ATGCTTGAGAAATTGAGTAGTTACTTCACGGGACCAGAGTTGTCTGATCCATTGCTAAGCTGGTCATTTGATCCATCTTCTGAAAACTTGTACTATAGACATTTGCATGAAGCCTTGATATCTTTTGTGGTGTATCAATTCATTCTATATCCATTTGTGGTGCCAAAACTTAACGAAtggttcttcaaagagCATTACACAGAAAGGGATGAACCTGACAAAATTAATTTCGATATTCATACCGTGTCTATGATCCAGAGCGTTGTCTCCCTGTACTTGATCTGGCCGTTATTATGGATTCCTTTTGGATTTAATGTGGCAACTTACTACAATTCTTATGCTTCCATGGTTTCTGCCGTTAGTATTGGGTATTTCATGTGGGATCTGTATATCTGTCTGAGGTACTTCAAATTGTTCGGTATTGGATTCTTGTTCCACGCTGTGGCAGCATTCGCTGTTCTGACCATTACCTTGCACCCGGTATGCCAAGCATGGATCGGAAGATTCTTGTCATTCGAGGCCTCAACTCCGTTTGTCAACATCAATTGGTACATCATCCAATTGTCCCGTGGATCCTCGAAGCAGGTGGTTCCTACCTGGTTCAACGTATTGAATGGGTTCTTGTTGATCTCAGTATTTTTCTTCGTCAGATTGGTATGGGGGTTCGTCGCTGTTGCGATTTTGATCTACGAGATGTGGCAAGTGTGGGATCAAATCCCATTATACATGACTGCCGTTATCTTGGGTATCAACGTCTCACTAGACTTCTTGAATATCCACTGGTTCTCTaagatgttgaaaattGCTAAAAAGATGGCTAATGGATCTAAAAGAGTCTCCAAAATTGATTGA
- the LIH1 gene encoding putative lipase (similar to uniprot|P47145 Saccharomyces cerevisiae YJR107W Hypothetical ORF) yields the protein MRFFYWFSTVLVTACSLIVDAVADNGHVDASVRVELTNNKIAAEDDNSKLEGVYISKDSYEKMVYFSKICALTYCISTGRLEMDKTFFDGGCPADLDFCSNEELNPSIRRTRVELILEADEQELGTGYVAVDHEREVVMLAFRGSSTRQDWFSDFEIYPTQYKPISTKEYKKLVERGEISACHNCMIHKGFYRFIETLSKDFLQRVERIFKRYPDYNLVVTGHSLGAALASICGIELKLRGYNPLILTYATPKIFNEEMKQWVNDLFDTKAIHDECVETGEVNMLHGYFRVIHLQDYIPMVPPGYKAAGLEIFITKPELPHEIHDLEYRAVGSGATWKKVPMNKDSKYALMSGIGHWLHMDEHRKYFILINSCSGF from the coding sequence ATGAGGTTTTTTTATTGGTTTTCTACCGTTTTGGTAACTGCATGCTCCTTGATAGTTGATGCCGTTGCTGATAACGGTCATGTGGATGCCAGCGTTAGAGTTGAATTGACGAATAATAAAATAGCCGCCGAAGATGATAATAGCAAGTTGGAAGGGGTTTATATTAGCAAAGATTCATATGAGAAAATGGTCTACTTCAGTAAAATTTGTGCCTTGACATATTGTATTTCAACTGGTAGATTAGAAATGGATAAGACATTTTTTGACGGAGGTTGTCCTGCCGATCTTGATTTCTGTTCCAACGAAGAGCTCAATCCGTCCATCAGACGTACTAGAGTTGAATTAATACTAGAGGCAGATGAACAGGAATTAGGAACTGGGTATGTGGCAGTTGACCATGAACGTGAAGTCGTTATGTTGGCCTTTAGAGGATCCAGTACTAGACAAGACTGGTTTAGTGATTTCGAAATATACCCGACACAATATAAACCAATATCTACGAAAGAATATAAGAAATTGGTAGAACGTGGAGAAATTAGCGCATGTCATAATTGTATGATACATAAGGGCTTCTATCGTTTCATTGAAACGTTAAGCAAAGATTTCCTTCAACGAGTGGAAAGAATCTTTAAGAGATATCCAGATTATAACTTGGTTGTTACCGGCCATTCTCTTGGAGCAGCTTTGGCTAGTATCTGTggaattgaattgaaacttAGAGGGTATAATCCATTAATCTTAACTTATGCTACTCCTAAGATTTTCAATGAAGAGATGAAGCAGTGGGTGAATGATTTGTTTGACACCAAAGCGATTCATGACGAATGTGTCGAAACTGGGGAAGTCAATATGCTTCATGGGTATTTTAGAGTTATTCATTTACAAGATTACATCCCAATGGTTCCCCCAGGATATAAGGCTGCTGGTCTAGAGATTTTTATCACCAAACCTGAATTACCACATGAAATTCATGATTTAGAGTACAGAGCGGTGGGTTCTGGAGCCACTTGGAAAAAAGTGCCGATGAATAAGGATTCCAAATATGCTTTAATGAGCGGTATAGGTCATTGGTTACATATGGATGAACATCGAAAGTATTTCATCTTAATAAATAGTTGCTCTGGATTTTAA